The Bdellovibrionales bacterium CG10_big_fil_rev_8_21_14_0_10_45_34 sequence GATATTTCCTTTTGATCGATTAAGTTTCAATTGTTCACCTAATAGGCTCTGCTGCGCCTTAGCTCAGGGTGCGACAGTAGACCAAACAAAATACCCATTGATAGCAACGAGCTCCCGCCGTAAGACAAAAATGGCAATGTCAGTCCCTTTGTAGGCAAGGCTCCTAAGACCACGCCAACATTTATCAACACCTGAAGAGAAAACAAAGAAGCAAGTCCGTAAGCCCACAAAGATCTGCGAGAGTCGGTTTGACGGTAGGCCTTTCGAAATCCATACAGAGCTAAAAAGGCAAAAACACCCAGCACTAACAAGAACCCCACAAAACCCAACTCTTCACCTAGCACGGCTAAAGTGAAGTCAGTATGTGCTTCGGGTAGAAAATAAAGTTTTGCCTGACTCTCTCCAATGCCCACTCCCCAGAAGCCGCCCGCTCGAAAACCAGCCAAACTCTGGATGACTTGAAAACCAGATCGTTCAGGATCTTCCCAGGGATTCAAAAAAGAAATCAATCTTGCACGTCGGTAAGGCACATTGATTATCAAAAGATAAAAAAGAGTGGCTGCGGATGTTGTGAGAGCTACCAACCATTTTGTGGAAACGCCGGACAGTGCAAAAAGAACAAGACCTACTAAAACTGTTATGGCTATTGAGCCAAAATCCGGTTGAAAATGAAATGCCACAACAGGAGAGACCAAAAGAATTCTTTTCAGCCAAGTGCCCAGCGGCTTCGAACCTTCTGCCTTGAGCCAAAGAGATACAAACGCTAGCGGAAAGAACACTTTTACCAGCTCTGCCGGCTCCACCCGAAACCCGAGGGGGAATGCGATCCAGCGCGAGGCCCCACCCGCGGAATGTCCAATACCCGGAACAAAAGTTAAAACCAGTAGGAGCACTAACAACGTCCAAATTACCGGTAGCGATTTTTCTAACCATTTTAGCGAAAGTCTGTTGACGAATAAAAAAGAAGCCAAGGCTACAAAGGCAAACAAAAACTGCCTTCTGGCAAAGTAAAGTCCATCACCGATGAGTTCCGTCGCATAGATAAAGCTCGTGCTATAAACCTGCACAACGCCAAAACCCACCACAGACAGAAGTACGAGAAATAAGTTTTGATCTACACTTTGAAAGAACCGGAGACTTGATTCCTTAAAATTCGCAAGAGCCTTCAACTTAACTCCTTCAGGGTGCGCTCGAGGTCATGAAATGCCGGCTGTCTGCTCAGCATGCTTTCTTAGCTTTCAGTAGATAACCGACGAGCTCAACCTCTTAAATTTTGGGCTTCACCTAATAAGGGGTCAAGTGCACTTTTGAAATTTAGCCAGACGAACGAACTTATTTAAATTCATTAACGAGTTTTTTGAAGTAATTCCCCCGTTCTTCATAGCTATCGAAAATATCAAAACTAGGACTGCCTGGCGATAACAAGACAGTATCACCTATGCGCGACTTTTGATAAGCTATCAAGACTGCTTCTTCGAACGTTCCTATCAAAAAGGTCTCTGTAAAATCTCCGATTTCTCTGTTTATTCTTTCTTTCGCCTCACCTATCAAAATAAGGGTTTTAACTTTGAGGCGAATGAGATCTTCGAGCTTCGCGAAATTCTGATTGGAGTCTTTACCCCCAGCGATCAAAATAACATTTTCATCAAAAGACTCCAAAGCCTTGCGAGTCGCCTGAACGTTTGTGGCCTTCGAGTCGTTGAAAAACTCAACACCACCCACTCTCCGAACGTACTCTAAGCGGTGCGGAAGCCCTGAAAAGGTTTCCATAACATTCTGAATGATCTCGGGAGTAGCGCCATGAGTTCGGGCAATGCAAATAGCAGCCATGATGTTTTCTGTCGAGTGTCGACCACGCATTTTGATAGATTTTACGTTATAGTATTCAATCTCTGGACCAAGCCGGACGCGGATTTCTTTGCCGATATTCACGCATCCGCCAATATTCATGATTTGAGGTTCAAGGGACGCCTTTTTAGAGAAATAAAATATTCTGCCTCTTTGAACCGCTGGATCCCTCGCCATATCCACAACAAGGTTCTCATCAGCGTTGAGTATAGAAGTCGTCTCAACTTGAACATTTTGAAATACACGTCTCTGGGTTCGCACATATTCTTCGAAACCCTTATAACGATCTAAATGGGCCTCAGAAATATTAGTGAATACGATGTTAATCGGGTTAAAGCGCTCCACCATTTCAAGCTGAAAACTGGGGATCTCAACAATTACAAGATCTGCCTTTTCTCCTGACAACAAGTAGTCCACCAACGGAGTATTCGTTGCACCGCCAAACCAAACCTTCTTACCTGCTTGAGTCAGCATAAGCTCAATAGTCTTACCGGTTGTAGTTTTTCCGTTTGTTCCTGCAATCGCAATCACAGGTTCATTGATAAACTGGGAGACAAATTCGATCTCGCTCGTAGTCCTGACTCCGTGTTGTCTTACATATTGAAAAAGTTTGAGCTCAGGAGAGACTCCCGGACTCAGAATAATGAGATCTTGCCCCAACATAGATTTCGGAGTGTGACCGCCAAGATCAAACTGAACGTTCTCGAGATTTTCAACCTCTTCGAGAGCCTCTGCCAATTCAGCAGGCGACTTATGATCGCTCACCGTTACCTGCGCCCCGGCCTGAGACAAAAATCGCGTCATCGCTACGCCTGTCTTCCCGAGACCAACAATCATGATTTTTTGATCTTTAATTTCAGCCAATTCCATTAGACCTCCTATCTAAGCTTGAGTGTTGTGAGACTCAAGACTGCTAGTAAAACTGATACAATCCAAAATCTTATAATGACCTTTGGCTCCGCAACGCCTCTTAGCTCAAAGTGATGATGAATGGGCGCCATTCGAAAGATTCGTTTCTTGGTTAATTTGTAAGACGCCACCTGAGCAATAACTGAAAGGGCTTCCACCACGA is a genomic window containing:
- a CDS encoding putative lipid II flippase FtsW; amino-acid sequence: MKALANFKESSLRFFQSVDQNLFLVLLSVVGFGVVQVYSTSFIYATELIGDGLYFARRQFLFAFVALASFLFVNRLSLKWLEKSLPVIWTLLVLLLVLTFVPGIGHSAGGASRWIAFPLGFRVEPAELVKVFFPLAFVSLWLKAEGSKPLGTWLKRILLVSPVVAFHFQPDFGSIAITVLVGLVLFALSGVSTKWLVALTTSAATLFYLLIINVPYRRARLISFLNPWEDPERSGFQVIQSLAGFRAGGFWGVGIGESQAKLYFLPEAHTDFTLAVLGEELGFVGFLLVLGVFAFLALYGFRKAYRQTDSRRSLWAYGLASLFSLQVLINVGVVLGALPTKGLTLPFLSYGGSSLLSMGILFGLLSHPELRRSRAY
- the murD gene encoding UDP-N-acetylmuramoyl-L-alanine--D-glutamate ligase — translated: MELAEIKDQKIMIVGLGKTGVAMTRFLSQAGAQVTVSDHKSPAELAEALEEVENLENVQFDLGGHTPKSMLGQDLIILSPGVSPELKLFQYVRQHGVRTTSEIEFVSQFINEPVIAIAGTNGKTTTGKTIELMLTQAGKKVWFGGATNTPLVDYLLSGEKADLVIVEIPSFQLEMVERFNPINIVFTNISEAHLDRYKGFEEYVRTQRRVFQNVQVETTSILNADENLVVDMARDPAVQRGRIFYFSKKASLEPQIMNIGGCVNIGKEIRVRLGPEIEYYNVKSIKMRGRHSTENIMAAICIARTHGATPEIIQNVMETFSGLPHRLEYVRRVGGVEFFNDSKATNVQATRKALESFDENVILIAGGKDSNQNFAKLEDLIRLKVKTLILIGEAKERINREIGDFTETFLIGTFEEAVLIAYQKSRIGDTVLLSPGSPSFDIFDSYEERGNYFKKLVNEFK